From Curtobacterium sp. MCBA15_012:
GACCGTGCTGGTCCGCGCGCTGCTCGCCGGCGCCGCCGGGACCGTGGCGCTCGTGCTCGTGGGGATGGCCACCGCGCTGGTCGACCTCGGCCGTCCCGGGGCGGGGGGCCGGACCGTCGCGGCCGTCGTCACGGGCCCGCTGGCGAACGGCGTGCCGTTCACCCTCATGCTGCTCGGCACCGCGACCGTCGCGTGGCTCTGGACCGGACGCCCGGGAGGCGCTCGTCCCGGTGCGCGTGGTGGCTCGGGGCGTCTTGGCACGGTGCGGCCCGCCGACGCGGTGCCGTCGGCGACGGTGCAGCAGCCGGGCCAGGCGTGGGGACAGCCGCAGCCTGGCCATCGACCCGCTCCGCAGCCCGGGGCGCAGACGTGGTCGCAGCCGGCGCCGCCGCAGCCCGGGACCCCGGCGTGGGTGCAGCAGGCGCCGGAGCAGCCCGGGACCCCGGCGTGGCCGCAGCAGGCGCCGCAGGAGCCCTCGTGGGGGCAGCAGGACCCGCAGCAGCCGTGGGGGCAGCAGGACCCGCAGCAGCCCGTACGGGGGCAGCAGACGCCGCAGCAGGCCCCGTGGGGCCAGGGCCCCGCGCAGGGGCCGCAGGGGCCGCAGGGGACGTCGCAGGCCGAGCAGGGGCAGCACGGGGCGCCGCAGCCCGAGCAGCAGCCCCGGCCCTGGCAGCCGCCGGCACCGCGCTGAGCACAGATCCGCACCCGTCCCGGCACCCGTTGGCGAGACGAGGCGAGGCGGAGCCGGACCGACGTGTCGGCGGTGCGCCGCGCCTCCCGGCCGACGCCGCGTGCCGGCCCGCGGTCTCAGTCGGCGCGCTTGTCGCGCTGCGCGACCCGCAGCCCGCTCGCGATCAGCCGGAGCACGAGCTCCCGACCGCTCACCGCGGTGGCCCCGGCCGCGACGAGTTCGTCGTAGCGCGCGAGGGGCACGTCGTAGTGGTCGTGGTCGAACGCACGACGCGGGATCCCGGCACGGTGCGCGAAGGCGTGGAGCTCGTCGTACGACGCGTCGCTGACCAGGTGGGACCACACCGTGTCGTGCGCGGGCCAGCTCGGCGGGTCGATCAGGACGGTCACGGATCGATCGTACGTGTGTCGCCGTTTGACCGGACCTAGGGGGATCGAGTATTCTCGACCCCTGGTGTCAGCGGGCCGTTCTGCCTGCGTCGCCGATCGGGCCCGGCCTACCGGGAGCCGCTCGTGCAGAAGTGGGCACCCGAGACTTCCCTCAAGCAGAGTACGTAAGGATTTCCACGTGGTTTACGCAGTAGTGCGCGCCGGCGGCCGTCAGGAGAAGGTCGAGGTCGGCACCATCCTCACGATCGACCGTGCCAAGGCCGACGACAAGGGCAACATCGACCTCGCGCCG
This genomic window contains:
- a CDS encoding DUF4031 domain-containing protein; amino-acid sequence: MTVLIDPPSWPAHDTVWSHLVSDASYDELHAFAHRAGIPRRAFDHDHYDVPLARYDELVAAGATAVSGRELVLRLIASGLRVAQRDKRAD